Proteins encoded within one genomic window of Humulus lupulus chromosome 1, drHumLupu1.1, whole genome shotgun sequence:
- the LOC133817658 gene encoding uncharacterized protein LOC133817658, protein MLNNEKLSLYTSSMDPRISFSNDFVDSTSTQLAMHHENIYREAPVSSDFEFSVKNYSMTSADEIMFQGMLLPVKNNSRNQLRKTTLKDELLVDHDDDYEDIFSRPTKSLARWKERLGLKKANILSRKTKTTSAADHDMVLERVVEEGNRIYVHDTANLTRKQNQEPVLFEFEGGFKCIENNAM, encoded by the exons ATGTTAAACAATGAGAAGCTAAGCCTCTACACTTCCTCCATGGATCCAAGAATCTCTTTCTCCAATGACTTTGTGGACAGTACCAGTACTCAACTGGCCATGCACCATGAAAACATCTACAGAGAAGCTCCTGTCTCTTCGGATTTCGAATTCTCTGTCAAAAACTACTCGATGACGTCGGCCGATGAGATTATGTTCCAAGGTATGTTGTTGCCTGTGAAGAACAATTCTAGAAACCAGCTTCGGAAGACCACTTTGAAAGATGAACTGCTTGTTGATCATGATGATGACTACGAGGATATTTTCTCAAGGCCAACTAAGAGCTTAGCCCGGTGGAAGGAACGCTTAGGCCTCAAGAAAGCCAACATTTTGTCTAGAAAAACCAAGACCACTAGTGCTGCTGATCATGACATGGTTCTTGAAAGAGTAGTTGAAGAAGGGAACCGTATCTATGTTCATGACACTGCTAACCTCACCAGGAAACAAAATCAG GAACCAGTACTGTTTGAATTTGAAGGAGGGTTCAAATGCATAGAGAACAATGCAATGTAA